gactttttttctgcttttgcactaattctctttttcttcttctcaccAAAGCCATAATGACTTTGTAGCTATTCTGGACTTGCCAGAAGGAGAGCACCAGTACAAGTTTTTTGTGGATGGGCAGTGGATGCATGATCCATCAGAGGTAGAGCACACCTCATATTCTATATCTTGTTATATATTAAAGATTATATAAACATGAAAGGACTGGAATCCTAGATCTCAACTTCTCCTATGTGTTAATTATGTGCGTTTTACAAATGTAATTACTATGTAAATCTCTTGTTTGCTTGCAGCCAGTGGTAACCAGCCAGCTTGGCACCATCAATAACCTGATCCAGGTGAAGAAGTCAGACTTTGAGGTGTTTGACGCCCTGCAGGTCGATTCTTTGGAGTGCTCGGACACGTCAGGTCAGACTGTTCTGTCTGATTTTAGCTCATTAACTGAGTGTCTACAGTTCATAAAAATAGTATTTTATTAGTATTGTAACTGAGACAGTGTCTCCACAGATCTGTCCAGCTCTCCTCCAGGTCCATATGGGCAGGAGCAGTATGTTTTCAGACCTGAAGAGCACTTCAAAGCTCCACCAATACTCCCACCTCACCTGCTTCAAGTCATTCTTAACAAAGACACCAATATATCAGTCAGTGCAAATCTCCATTTATGCTTGTGCTTTTCTTGGACTCTTGCGATTGTTGTTGTTACTTACTGTGTTCTCTATCTGTGGTTTTCTCCCTGTTCTCAGTGTGACCCTGCTCTGCTGCCCGAACCCAACCACGTCATGCTAAATCACCTTTATGCACTTTCAATAAAGGTAGGTTGACCAGCAGCAGAAATCATTCTCATAATCTTCATATGTGATCAGTAGGTGGAGCCAGGGTTCTTGCAGGGTCataaaaagtctaaaaatgtctaaaatttAAAACTTTTTAAGGCCTTAAAAAGTCTCGACCAGATTTTCACCCGAAGGTCTTAAATTTAATCTTGTCAAGTcttaattttgtatttttttttgcttttgttcatTCCTGAGAAGTGTTGCAAGCGGTTCCTTGCAACCAGCAAGCTTGTTGTAAACCATTGATCATCATTGATTCATTGATCCTATTCCAAATCCCCCACATATGATGTGTAGGAactgaagaaaacacaac
This sequence is a window from Parambassis ranga chromosome 17, fParRan2.1, whole genome shotgun sequence. Protein-coding genes within it:
- the prkab2 gene encoding 5'-AMP-activated protein kinase subunit beta-2: MGNTSDRVSGDRHGGKAHRSDSSGSHKDQEPSNKMVDSTDDPNIFNTHGPESKATGEKEFTPDMDDLVKTGPQARPTVIRWAGGGKEVYIAGSFNNWNTKIPLNKSHNDFVAILDLPEGEHQYKFFVDGQWMHDPSEPVVTSQLGTINNLIQVKKSDFEVFDALQVDSLECSDTSDLSSSPPGPYGQEQYVFRPEEHFKAPPILPPHLLQVILNKDTNISCDPALLPEPNHVMLNHLYALSIKDGVMVLSATHRYKKKYVTSLLYKPI